A genomic region of Metopolophium dirhodum isolate CAU chromosome 1, ASM1992520v1, whole genome shotgun sequence contains the following coding sequences:
- the LOC132933223 gene encoding uncharacterized protein LOC132933223: protein MSLDQLVITFNNEQKHILSVFAETDEVDEFIRVDEDVTETMQSMCDQINVIVAKLKPNNSIATLRNNNRQTSVQSLVLPRIEIPKFDGNIIEWCSFRDMFTSLVHVNEHYTDIERFHYLLCYLLGPALTIVKAVPLTADNYSIAWNALKDRYDNKRLLVTAHIEKLFAFAPLTKESPASLSLFVNTFRENVSAIQALGVSDFAGFLLFYIGSRVIDPMTRRLFEATVAKNQIPDLNSLLDFVSQRCNVLENVGSSSGISYVENNERTVGKTTTKKIQGKKSEKTSLAAVTPAKTKKCLFCGHLHAIYKCFGFRKQPVSSRRDFVNKNQLCFVCLNSGHMSNACPTSFTCRICSSKHSTLLHLTDDITKSNTDKTNDNSERATTSCNATQFSGVTHTETTVLLGTVVVRVRDNTGVLQAVRAVLDSGSQVSAMTVDCVNRLGLTRRKCPVEVIGLSQQPVTTVKGQTNFNFVPVQADAPEFKGTNVIVLPRIMSTMPNRVLPAEVRDRYRHLVFADPQFDHPAPVDMLIGGDLYPSVIQSRADVIHTEGLPSAMNTQLGWVIIGALQDNTHTPLTSLSISTTPPIEELMQRFWTVEEPTESTMPTTQDKQCEDWFVKTTKRDATGRFYVGLPFRTIVCFPDTADIGCQDEKSVVLGSSRTSALNRLYNLERRLEKNPELYTAYRAFMDDYRSLGHMKLATEPGKYFIPHHPVVKRCNEELKIRVVFDASAKSSSGVSLNDCLVTGPKLQTEIGDVLLRSRLHKFVFTADITKMYRQICLHEPDRVYQHILWRNSPSDEVQEYELCTVTYGVSSAPFLAIRCLQQLNMDDGPEFPLVHDVLLTDTYVDDIFVGADTLEDVLAAKIQIIDLLNRGGFSLKKWASNCPEILNTIDIEDRAMTPWIEPTREQAVKVLGVHWDPVLDTFGYHSTISQVTPTKRSVLSTVARFYDPIGALGPMVFWAKCLMQRLWMKKLDWDAPLSSALTSLWQGFIDKLPDLACLSLPRHIAVVNSQDIQLLGFADASQVGYAATVYLRVVDQSDNVRLYFLACKTKVAPLKSSSMDMSLTIPRLELCAALLLSRLLSLRLKVLQGRIKITRVRAWTDSTIVLSWLTAEQRLFKIFVTNRVSKIRNLVPQCEWAHVGTADNPADPASRGLLPDALVACSSFLNGPEFLQYPEEQWPVAITSIVDPAELPDFKRPSKNVLLAQQVDDSLIQRFSVLRKMQRVLAYCLRFVDKARQRPVVSGPIIWKEYENVLTKVARYTQRLYYAELHHQLGTSNSVITPSSLAQLAPFVDAHGVIRVGGRLQHSDLNIDAKHPILLPKSSHLAYIIIQHYHQNTLHGGSRLVASLIQRRFWIVSSRAAIRQVIFKCTVCVRYKAAAPQPVMADLPSARVQQCRPFTNVGMDYGGPFTVKESQRRNSRTYKAYLALFICLSTKAVHLEVVTDLSTEAFMAALDRFVARRGIPAQIHSDCGTNYIGAARQLKTLFKDAALQEALHARVPCQWRFNPPAAPHFGGIWEAAIKSTK from the coding sequence ATGTCGTTAGATCAACTTGTCATTACTTTCAATAATGAACAAAAACATATTCTGTCAGTATTTGCTGAGACCGACGAAGTAGACGAGTTTATACGAGTAGATGAGGATGTCACCGAAACAATGCAATCAATGTGTGATCAAATTAATGTGATAGTAGCAAAGTTAAAACCGAATAATTCGATAGCCACGCTGCGCAATAATAATAGGCAGACTTCTGTACAATCACTTGTCTTACCGAGAATAGAGATTCCTAAATTTGATGGAAATATCATTGAATGGTGTTCCTTCCGTGATATGTTTACTTCTTTGGTGCACGTCAACGAACATTACACGGACATTGAGCGTTTCCATTATCTGTTGTGCTATTTATTAGGTCCAGCGTTAACAATAGTAAAAGCAGTCCCACTTACAGCCGACAATTATTCTATTGCTTGGAACGCACTCAAAGATCGGTACGACAATAAACGCTTATTAGTTACTGCGcacattgaaaaattatttgcatTTGCGCCGTTAACAAAGGAATCTCCGGCTTCACTTTCATTGTTCGTCAACACTTTTCGGGAAAATGTATCAGCTATACAAGCTCTTGGAGTTAGTGACTTTGCTGGTTTTTTACTATTCTACATCGGTTCACGGGTTATTGATCCCATGACACGACGATTATTTGAAGCTACTGTCGCTAAAAATCAAATACCTGACTTGAACTCATTATTAGATTTCGTATCACAACGATGTAACGTTTTGGAAAACGTTGGCAGTAGTTCTGGCATTAGTTATGTAGAAAACAATGAAAGGACCGTAGGGAAGACAACGACTAAGAAGATCCAGGGCAAGAAGTCCGAGAAGACATCGTTAGCCGCGGTCACCCCGGCCAAGACAAAAAAGTGTTTGTTTTGTGGACATCTTCATGCAATTTACAAGTGTTTTGGATTCCGAAAACAACCAGTTAGCAGTCGCCGtgattttgtcaataaaaatcaattatgttttgtttgtttgaacagTGGACACATGAGCAATGCGTGTCCTACGTCTTTTACGTGCCGTATATGTTCGAGTAAACATAGTACATTACTACACTTGACAGACGATATTACAAAATCGAATACCGATAAGACAAATGACAACTCCGAACGAGCCACTACAAGTTGTAATGCAACACAGTTTTCGGGAGTTACACATACTGAAACCACTGTTTTGTTAGGAACTGTCGTAGTCAGGGTTCGTGACAATACAGGAGTTTTACAAGCAGTCAGGGCAGTGTTAGACAGTGGATCACAGGTGTCCGCAATGACAGTGGATTGTGTCAATCGGTTAGGTTTGACTCGAAGGAAGTGTCCTGTTGAGGTCATCGGACTTTCCCAACAACCGGTTACTACTGTCAAAGgccaaactaattttaattttgttcctgTACAAGCCGACGCTCCCGAATTTAAGGGAACCAACGTCATTGTCTTACCTCGAATTATGTCAACGATGCCTAACAGGGTTTTGCCAGCTGAGGTACGAGATCGTTATCGTCATCTTGTCTTTGCCGACCCTCAATTTGATCACCCTGCGCCAGTAGATATGTTGATTGGAGGAGACTTATATCCGTCCGTCATTCAATCTAGAGCTGACGTTATACACACCGAAGGCTTACCATCAGCGATGAATACACAATTAGGTTGGGTCATAATTGGTGCGTTACAGGATAACACACATACTCCGCTTACGTCTCTGTCAATTAGTACAACCCCTCCGATCGAAGAATTGATGCAGCGTTTTTGGACAGTAGAGGAACCCACAGAGTCAACAATGCCAACTACACAAGACAAGCAATGTGAAGACTGGTTTGTTAAAACCACGAAACGAGACGCCACCGGTCGATTTTATGTTGGTTTACCGTTTCGAACAATAGTATGTTTCCCGGATACAGCTGACATCGGATGTCAAGATGAGAAATCGGTCGTTTTAGGGTCATCCAGAACTTCTGCTCTGAACCGATTGTATAATTTAGAACGTCGCCTTGAAAAGAATCCGGAATTATATACTGCCTACCGGGCCTTCATGGATGATTACAGATCGTTAGGACATATGAAGTTAGCGACCGAGCCaggcaaatattttatacctcacCATCCTGTAGTTAAACGGTGTAATGAGGAACTGAAGATTCGTGTGGTGTTTGATGCCTCAGCTAAGTCTTCATCCGGAGTCTCATTAAATGACTGCTTGGTGACTGGACCAAAGCTTCAGACAGAAATCGGTGATGTTTTGTTGCGCAGTCGACTACACAAATTTGTCTTTACAGCCGACATCACTAAAATGTACCGTCAAATATGTCTACATGAACCAGATAGAGTTTATCAACATATACTATGGCGCAATTCGCCTAGTGACGAGGTACAGGAGTATGAGTTGTGTACGGTCACATATGGCGTAAGTTCGGCTCCGTTTTTAGCGATTCGATGCCTACAACAGCTCAATATGGATGATGGACCTGAATTTCCACTCGTCCACGATGTCCTGTTAACTGATACATACGTGGATGATATTTTCGTTGGCGCTGACACTTTAGAGGACGTTTTAGCAGCAAAAATCCAAATCATCGACTTGTTAAATCGAGGTGGATTTAGCCTGAAAAAATGGGCTAGCAATTGTCCCGAGATTTTGAACACTATCGACATTGAAGACCGGGCTATGACACCATGGATAGAGCCAACTAGGGAACAGGCCGTCAAAGTTTTAGGAGTACATTGGGACCCTGTACTTGACACATTCGGCTATCATTCGACGATAAGTCAAGTTACTCCTACAAAACGGTCAGTATTATCAACTGTTGCTCGCTTTTATGATCCAATCGGCGCGTTGGGTCCGATGGTTTTCTGGGCCAAGTGTTTAATGCAGAGGCTATGGATGAAAAAATTAGATTGGGATGCACCACTTTCATCAGCTTTGACATCGTTGTGGCAAGGTTTCATCGATAAGCTGCCGGACTTAGCATGCTTGTCGTTACCACGACACATTGCAGTAGTCAACAGTCAAGATATACAATTACTAGGATTCGCTGACGCGTCTCAGGTTGGATATGCGGCAACAGTGTATTTGCGTGTGGTAGACCAGAGTGATAATGTCCGATTGTATTTCCTGGCATGTAAAACAAAGGTTGCACCACTGAAGTCATCATCAATGGATATGTCATTAACCATACCACGGCTAGAGCTCTGTGCCGCACTCTTGTTGTCACGTCTCTTGTCTCTACGTTTGAAAGTTTTACAGGGCAGAATCAAGATCACACGTGTCCGGGCATGGACAGATTCAACTATTGTTTTATCGTGGCTCACAGCTGAACAAAGGCTATTTAAAATCTTTGTCACAAACCGAGTATCGAAAATACGCAATCTCGTACCCCAGTGCGAATGGGCTCACGTCGGTACTGCAGATAATCCAGCCGACCCTGCATCGCGAGGACTGCTTCCAGATGCCTTGGTAGCATGTTCATCATTTCTAAATGGACCGGAATTTCTCCAGTATCCGGAAGAGCAATGGCCGGTTGCCATCACATCGATTGTAGATCCTGCAGAGCTCCCTGATTTTAAACGCCCATCGAAAAATGTGCTGTTAGCTCAACAGGTTGATGATAGTTTGATTCAGCGGTTTTCTGTGTTGCGCAAGATGCAACGGGTGCTAGCATATTGTCTTCGATTTGTCGACAAGGCTCGACAACGTCCAGTCGTGAGTGGACCAATCATTTGGAAGGAGTACGAAAATGTTTTGACAAAGGTAGCGAGGTACACTCAAAGGTTATATTACGCAGAGTTGCACCACCAACTAGGAACTTCAAATTCCGTCATCACCCCGAGTTCCCTCGCTCAACTTGCACCTTTTGTCGATGCTCACGGTGTGATTAGAGTAGGCGGCCGTCTACAGCATTCGGACTTGAACATAGACGCCAAACACCCTATCTTGTTACCAAAGTCGTCTCACCTTGCTTACATCATTATTCAACACTACCATCAGAACACTTTACATGGTGGATCGCGTCTAGTGGCCTCACTAATTCAGCGACGTTTTTGGATCGTTTCCAGTCGAGCTGCGATACGgcaagttatatttaaatgtacagtGTGTGTCAGATACAAGGCTGCCGCTCCCCAACCAGTGATGGCAGATTTACCCTCAGCAAGAGTCCAACAATGTCGACCATTTACAAATGTCGGGATGGACTACGGAGGTCCATTCACGGTTAAAGAAAGTCAACGCCGTAATTCAAGGACTTATAAGGCGTATCTTGCGTTATTTATTTGTCTATCCACCAAGGCTGTCCACCTGGAGGTGGTAACGGATTTGTCAACGGAAGCCTTTATGGCTGCGCTGGATCGATTTGTAGCCCGTAGAGGAATTCCTGCACAGATCCACTCGGATTGTGGTACAAATTACATTGGAGCAGCAAGGCAGCTTAAGACATTATTTAAAGACGCAGCACTCCAAGAAGCTCTGCATGCACGAGTTCCGTGTCAGTGGCGATTTAACCCGCCTGCAGCTCCGCACTTTGGCGGTATTTGGGAAGCTGCTATCAAAAGTACAAAGTAA